A genomic region of Alicyclobacillus sp. SO9 contains the following coding sequences:
- a CDS encoding PaaI family thioesterase produces the protein MLNRSSESTAIQDYYPDNFSWCYGCGRLNEKGLHVKTRWDGDETLTEFVPRPEHIAIPGYVYGGLAASLIDCHSTGSASLALYRREGHEPGDSEPVPRCVTASLHTDFIKPTPLGQPIVIRGRIKEVGKKKVVVQSELFVNDELCVRGEVTAVLAPAAMLGDEN, from the coding sequence TTGTTGAACCGAAGTTCAGAAAGCACGGCAATTCAGGACTACTATCCAGACAATTTTTCTTGGTGCTACGGGTGCGGCAGATTGAATGAGAAGGGACTACATGTCAAGACGCGCTGGGATGGGGATGAAACCCTGACGGAATTTGTCCCTCGGCCCGAACATATCGCCATTCCCGGATACGTCTACGGAGGACTGGCCGCGTCTTTGATAGACTGCCACAGTACGGGATCGGCATCTTTAGCACTGTACCGCAGAGAGGGTCATGAACCAGGGGACAGCGAACCGGTGCCAAGGTGTGTCACAGCCTCACTGCACACGGACTTCATCAAGCCGACTCCGCTTGGGCAGCCCATTGTCATTCGCGGCCGCATTAAAGAAGTGGGTAAGAAAAAAGTCGTTGTCCAAAGTGAACTGTTCGTTAATGATGAATTGTGTGTTCGGGGTGAAGTGACAGCTGTACTAGCCCCTGCCGCTATGCTTGGAGACGAAAACTGA